The following coding sequences are from one Luteimonas sp. S4-F44 window:
- the tolA gene encoding cell envelope integrity protein TolA translates to MRESRTDDAIAVGLAILVHVLLFGLILLGALWSASSRPTSAAGSPVSADVIDPNALSAADRRALASRPEPVAEPVPEPAPEPVPAPTPEPVVEPLPEPEPEPVAAPPQPLPEPRPEDAVERRQPAPQEVVPKPDTVSQDAVRREAQAAEAREREQEEKRRQAQIELAEQQKQQEAEEKRRLARQELEKLRAEREKAQREASLAEQRLKQIADREARQAAERAAASAASSAASPPPGRPDGDSGLAAKYAAAIQEAVRRNWRRPDNIQLGQRCRLYITQLPGGEVISVEFDPSCPYDAQGRRSVEAAVRAAEPLPYAGFESVFNRRLNFNFTAQD, encoded by the coding sequence ATGCGTGAATCGCGCACCGACGACGCGATCGCAGTCGGACTGGCGATCCTGGTCCACGTGCTGCTGTTCGGGCTGATCCTGCTCGGCGCGCTGTGGAGCGCGTCGTCGCGCCCGACCTCGGCCGCCGGCTCGCCGGTCTCGGCTGACGTCATCGACCCCAACGCGCTGAGCGCGGCCGACCGGCGCGCGCTCGCCAGCCGCCCCGAGCCGGTCGCCGAGCCCGTACCCGAACCCGCGCCGGAACCGGTGCCAGCCCCCACGCCCGAGCCGGTGGTCGAGCCGCTGCCCGAGCCGGAGCCCGAACCGGTCGCCGCACCGCCGCAGCCGCTGCCCGAACCGCGTCCCGAGGATGCGGTCGAGCGTCGCCAGCCGGCGCCGCAGGAGGTTGTGCCCAAGCCCGACACCGTGTCCCAGGACGCCGTGCGTCGAGAGGCGCAGGCTGCCGAGGCGCGTGAACGAGAGCAAGAAGAGAAGCGCCGGCAGGCGCAGATCGAGCTGGCCGAGCAGCAGAAGCAGCAGGAAGCCGAAGAGAAGCGCCGGCTCGCCCGCCAGGAGCTGGAGAAGCTGCGCGCAGAGCGCGAGAAAGCCCAGCGCGAGGCGAGCCTGGCCGAACAGCGGCTCAAGCAGATCGCCGACCGCGAGGCGCGTCAGGCGGCCGAGCGTGCGGCCGCGTCCGCGGCGTCGTCGGCGGCGAGCCCGCCGCCCGGCCGTCCCGACGGCGACAGCGGCCTGGCCGCCAAGTACGCGGCAGCCATCCAGGAGGCCGTGCGCCGCAACTGGCGCCGCCCCGACAATATCCAGTTGGGCCAGCGCTGTCGCCTGTACATCACTCAGTTGCCGGGCGGCGAGGTGATCAGCGTCGAATTCGATCCGTCGTGCCCGTACGACGCCCAGGGCCGGCGATCGGTCGAGGCCGCGGTGCGCGCCGCCGAGCCGCTGCCGTACGCCGGCTTCGAATCGGTCTTCAACCGCCGGCTCAACTTCAACTTCACCGCGCAGGACTGA
- the tolR gene encoding protein TolR yields MSSISLRRAKRRKLKNEINVVPYIDVMLVLLIIFMVTTPLMNLGTDINLPDSRAKSLGTPKDPVVVSVYPDGQLALMVEQQNTSVTREDLVARLRGIHTQNPEATILVNGDGAASYQRIMNAIDLINEAGISKVSLISRPQEGAN; encoded by the coding sequence ATGTCGTCGATCTCCCTTCGCCGTGCCAAGCGGCGCAAGCTCAAGAATGAAATCAACGTCGTGCCCTACATCGACGTGATGCTGGTGCTGCTGATCATCTTCATGGTCACCACGCCGCTGATGAACCTGGGCACCGACATCAACCTGCCCGATTCGCGCGCCAAATCGCTCGGTACGCCGAAAGACCCGGTGGTCGTGAGCGTCTACCCCGACGGCCAGCTAGCGCTGATGGTCGAGCAGCAGAACACCTCGGTCACGCGCGAGGATCTGGTCGCGCGGTTGCGCGGCATCCACACGCAGAATCCGGAGGCCACGATCCTGGTCAACGGCGACGGCGCCGCCAGCTACCAGCGGATCATGAACGCCATCGACCTCATCAACGAGGCCGGGATCTCCAAGGTCAGCCTGATCAGCCGCCCGCAGGAGGGCGCGAACTGA
- the tolQ gene encoding protein TolQ, protein MSPMPVLLQSATQVQALPEEAAAGATDLVNTGAAAAATAPLPNDLSILDLILHASIPVQLVMLLLLLASISSWVIIFRKKRMLDRAEKEADRFEERFWSGAEIGKLYSSATERSREIEGLEAIFEAGYREYSRQRQRRGIDSRTQLEGAQRGMRVAGARELDGLERNLEFLANVGSIAPYVGLLGTVWGIMISFHGLASVKEATIATVAPGISEALIATAMGLFAAIPAVWAYNRFATKVERIATRYEAFSDEFSSILERQTGAD, encoded by the coding sequence ATGAGCCCTATGCCCGTGCTGTTGCAGTCCGCCACCCAGGTGCAGGCCCTGCCCGAGGAGGCTGCCGCCGGCGCCACCGATCTGGTGAACACCGGTGCGGCTGCCGCCGCGACCGCGCCGCTGCCCAATGACCTGAGCATCCTCGACCTGATCCTGCATGCCTCGATCCCGGTCCAGCTGGTGATGCTGCTGCTGTTGCTGGCGTCGATCTCCTCGTGGGTCATCATCTTCCGCAAAAAGCGCATGCTCGACCGCGCCGAGAAGGAGGCCGACCGTTTCGAGGAGCGCTTCTGGTCGGGCGCCGAGATCGGCAAGCTCTACAGTTCGGCGACCGAACGCAGCCGTGAGATTGAAGGCCTGGAGGCAATCTTCGAGGCCGGCTATCGCGAGTATTCGCGCCAGCGCCAGCGCCGTGGCATCGACAGCCGCACACAACTCGAGGGTGCGCAGCGCGGCATGCGCGTGGCCGGTGCCCGCGAGCTCGACGGCCTGGAGCGCAACCTGGAGTTTCTCGCCAACGTCGGCTCGATCGCGCCGTACGTCGGTCTGCTGGGCACGGTGTGGGGCATCATGATCTCGTTCCACGGCCTGGCCAGCGTCAAGGAGGCGACCATCGCCACCGTCGCGCCCGGCATCTCCGAGGCGCTGATCGCGACCGCGATGGGCCTGTTCGCAGCGATCCCGGCGGTGTGGGCCTACAACCGCTTTGCGACCAAGGTCGAGCGCATCGCCACGCGCTACGAGGCCTTCTCCGACGAGTTCTCCTCGATCCTCGAACGTCAGACCGGCGCCGACTGA
- the ybgC gene encoding tol-pal system-associated acyl-CoA thioesterase, whose translation MTSPSPMPDSGSPAFSWPTRVYWEDTDAGGVVYHAQYVAFMERARSEWLRAHGHGQTSLQEAHGTLFAVRAMRIDFRSPARLDDALEVEVVLRECRRASAVFVQRIRRNGVLLVDAEVRVAALGTADFRPRALPDALYTQLKSLETSAE comes from the coding sequence ATGACTTCCCCCTCTCCAATGCCCGATTCCGGTTCGCCTGCATTCAGTTGGCCGACACGCGTCTACTGGGAAGATACCGACGCTGGCGGTGTCGTCTATCACGCGCAGTACGTCGCCTTCATGGAACGCGCACGCAGCGAGTGGTTACGTGCCCACGGTCATGGCCAGACCTCGCTGCAGGAGGCGCACGGCACGTTGTTCGCGGTGCGCGCGATGCGGATCGATTTCCGCAGTCCCGCGCGTCTGGACGATGCGCTGGAGGTCGAGGTGGTGCTGCGTGAGTGCCGACGCGCGAGCGCGGTGTTCGTCCAGCGGATCCGCCGGAACGGCGTGCTGCTGGTCGACGCCGAGGTGCGCGTGGCCGCGCTGGGAACGGCCGACTTCCGCCCGCGCGCGCTGCCCGATGCGCTGTACACCCAACTCAAGTCACTCGAAACGTCAGCGGAGTAA
- the ruvB gene encoding Holliday junction branch migration DNA helicase RuvB: MTQDRIIAADATREDDAVEASIRPQRLDDYLGQQPVREQLAIYIEAARQRREALDHVLVFGPPGLGKTTLSHVIANELGVALRVTSGPVIEKAGDLAALLTNLQPHDVLFIDEIHRLSPVVEEVLYPAMEDFQLDIMIGEGPAARSIKIDLPPFTLIGATTRAGLLTAPLRDRFGIVQRLEFYSTEELTRIVRRSAQILGMACEPEGAAEIARRARGTPRIANRLLRRVRDYAQVRAGGRIDHAVAHAAMQMLKVDPEGFDELDRRLLQLIIENFDGGPVGVESMAAALSEERGTLEDVIEPYLIQQGFLVRTARGRMATRKAYLHLGLKPREPALGNGESGALF; encoded by the coding sequence ATGACTCAGGATCGCATCATCGCCGCCGACGCCACCCGTGAGGATGATGCCGTCGAGGCGAGCATCCGGCCGCAGCGGTTGGACGACTATCTCGGCCAGCAGCCGGTCCGCGAGCAGTTGGCGATCTACATCGAGGCGGCCCGGCAGCGCCGCGAGGCGCTGGACCATGTGCTGGTGTTCGGACCGCCCGGGCTGGGCAAGACCACGCTCAGCCATGTGATCGCCAATGAACTGGGCGTGGCGCTGCGCGTGACCTCGGGCCCGGTGATCGAGAAGGCCGGCGACCTGGCCGCGTTACTGACCAACCTGCAGCCGCACGATGTGCTCTTCATCGACGAGATCCACCGCCTGTCGCCGGTCGTGGAGGAAGTCCTGTATCCGGCGATGGAGGACTTCCAGCTCGACATCATGATCGGCGAGGGGCCGGCTGCGCGCTCGATCAAGATCGACCTGCCGCCGTTCACGCTGATCGGCGCGACCACCCGCGCCGGGCTGCTGACCGCCCCGCTGCGCGATCGCTTCGGCATCGTCCAGCGCCTCGAGTTCTACAGCACCGAGGAGCTGACCCGCATCGTCCGGCGTTCGGCGCAGATCCTGGGCATGGCCTGCGAGCCGGAAGGCGCGGCCGAGATCGCGCGGCGCGCGCGCGGCACTCCGCGCATCGCCAACCGCCTGCTGCGGCGGGTGCGCGACTACGCCCAGGTCCGCGCCGGCGGTCGCATCGATCACGCCGTCGCGCATGCCGCGATGCAGATGCTCAAAGTCGATCCGGAGGGCTTCGACGAGCTCGACCGGCGCCTGCTGCAGCTGATCATCGAGAACTTCGACGGCGGTCCGGTCGGCGTCGAGTCGATGGCCGCCGCGCTCAGCGAGGAACGCGGCACCCTCGAGGACGTGATCGAACCCTACCTGATCCAGCAGGGCTTTCTGGTGCGCACCGCGCGTGGTCGCATGGCGACCCGCAAGGCGTACCTGCATCTGGGGCTCAAGCCCAGGGAACCCGCATTAGGCAATGGGGAATCCGGAGCCTTGTTCTGA